A window from Drosophila nasuta strain 15112-1781.00 chromosome 3, ASM2355853v1, whole genome shotgun sequence encodes these proteins:
- the LOC132790330 gene encoding uncharacterized protein LOC132790330, with translation MRLIIATLALVLVATVDAGLSRPSNVYLPPAVVQRPVVTSYRPAPQVITTVQRPAVQEVDYTVPIVDTTPIRHVLRQQQVYSAPTVISAPVKQVVRQQRVYSSPIVVSNPVKQVDYTAPIVDTTPLRQVVRTQQVYSTPAVQQVVRPENVYLPPVAVQRPVVQQVVRQQRVIEAPISIQRPVVQQVVRQQRVIEAPAIVQRPVVQQVVRQQRVIEAPTIVQRPVVQQVVRQQRVIESPIANYGVVEQPRNTYLPPSAGIDLRSSFVDRR, from the exons ATG CGTCTTATTATTGCAACCCTTGCTCTGGTGTTGGTGGCCACTGTGGATGCCGGTTTGTCGCGTCCTAGCAATGTATACTTGCCGCCAGCTGTTGTGCAGCGTCCAGTTGTCACTAGCTACCGCCCAGCACCACAAGTAATCACCACTGTGCAGCGTCCCGCAGTTCAAGAAGTCGATTACACTGTGCCCATTGTTGATACTACACCAATCAGGCATGTGCTGCGTCAACAGCAAGTCTACTCTGCTCCAACTGTTATCTCCGCGCCAGTGAAGCAAGTGGTGCGCCAGCAAAGAGTTTACTCCTCTCCCATTGTTGTCTCCAATCCAGTGAAGCAAGTGGATTACACTGCTCCCATTGTTGACACAACTCCCTTGAGGCAAGTGGTGCGTACTCAGCAGGTTTACAGCACTCCAGCTGTTCAGCAAGTGGTGCGCCCCGAGAACGTTTATCTGCCTCCTGTTGCTGTTCAGCGTCCGGTGGTTCAACAAGTGGTACGCCAGCAACGTGTCATTGAAGctccaatttcaattcagcGTCCAGTGGTTCAGCAAGTCGTGCGTCAGCAACGCGTTATCGAAGCTCCAGCAATCGTTCAGCGTCCGGTGGTGCAACAAGTCGTGCGTCAACAGCGAGTCATCGAAGCACCAACAATCGTTCAGCGTCCGGTGGTGCAGCAAGTCGTGCGTCAGCAGCGAGTAATTGAGTCTCCCATTGCCAACTACGGTGTGGTGGAGCAGCCAAGGAACACTTACTTGCCACCATCAGCTGGCATCGATTTGAGGAGCAGCTTTGTAGACAGGCGATAA
- the LOC132789996 gene encoding uncharacterized protein LOC132789996: MKFLIAFALVAVVSADVSHLFSNSDNLQEDGYHYQQPAKQFVIDVPQVYEQPAPVVYEQPAPVAYEKPAPVVYEKPAPVVYQKPAPVVYEKPAPVVYEKPAPVVYEKPAPVVYQKPAPVVYEKPAPVVYQKPAPVVYEKPAPVVYSKPTPAGILKEDGYHYGQPEIKFEPVQEYLPPVAPVVTPVYKPQPVAPKPVAPVYKPQPVAPKPVAPVYKPQPVAPVYKPQPVVPKVVVPAKPVNEYLPPVAAPKPVAPVYKPQPVAPKPVAPVYKPQPVAPKPVAPVYKPEPVVPKPVIPVAPKVVVPAKPVNEYLPPVSVPKPVAPVYKPQPVAPKPVAPVYKPQPVAPKPVAPVYKPQPVAPKVVVPAKPVNEYLPPVSAPKPVAPVYKPQPVAPKPVAPVYKPQPVAPVYKPQPVAPVYKPQPVAPVYKPEPVAPVYQPEPVAPVYRQPEPVVTAHQGYSYPNDPEPSFEY, translated from the exons ATG AAATTCCTGATTGCTTTCGCCCTGGTGGCTGTTGTCAGCGCCGATGTGTCGCATCTGTTCTCGAACAGCGACAACCTGCAGGAAGATGGATACCATTACCAACAGCCTGCCAAGCAGTTCGTCATTGATGTGCCTCAGGTGTACGAGCAGCCCGCTCCTGTTGTCTACGAGCAGCCTGCTCCAGTTGCCTACGAGAAGCCCGCTCCTGTTGTTTACGAGAAGCCCGCTCCTGTTGTCTACCAGAAGCCCGCTCCCGTTGTCTACGAGAAGCCCGCTCCTGTCGTCTACGAGAAGCCTGCTCCAGTTGTCTACGAGAAGCCCGCTCCAGTTGTCTACCAGAAGCCCGCTCCCGTCGTCTACGAGAAGCCCGCTCCCGTTGTCTACCAGAAGCCCGCTCCTGTTGTCTACGAGAAGCCCGCTCCTGTCGTCTACTCGAAGCCAACCCCTGCTGGCATCCTGAAGGAAGACGGATACCACTATGGCCAGCCTGAGATTAAGTTCGAACCCGTCCAGGAATATCTGCCTCCTGTTGCTCCTGTTGTTACCCCCGTCTACAAGCCACAGCCCGTTGCTCCCAAGCCAGTTGCTCCCGTCTACAAGCCACAGCCCGTTGCTCCTAAGCCAGTTGCTCCCGTCTACAAGCCCCAGCCCGTGGCTCCCGTTTACAAGCCCCAGCCTGTGGTCCCTAAGGTTGTTGTGCCCGCTAAGCCCGTCAACGAGTACCTGCCCCCAGTTGCCGCCCCCAAGCCAGTGGCTCCCGTCTACAAGCCCCAGCCTGTGGCACCCAAGCCAGTTGCCCCCGTCTACAAGCCCCAGCCCGTTGCACCCAAGCCAGTTGCTCCAGTCTACAAGCCAGAGCCTGTTGTTCCCAAGCCAGTGATCCCAGTGGCCCCCAAGGTTGTTGTCCCCGCTAAGCCCGTCAACGAGTACCTGCCCCCAGTTTCGGTCCCTAAGCCAGTGGCTCCCGTCTACAAGCCCCAGCCTGTTGCACCCAAGCCAGTTGCCCCAGTCTACAAGCCCCAGCCCGTTGCACCCAAGCCAGTGGCTCCCGTCTACAAGCCCCAGCCTGTGGCTCCTAAGGTTGTTGTGCCCGCTAAGCCCGTCAACGAGTACCTGCCCCCAGTTTCGGCCCCTAAGCCAGTGGCTCCCGTCTACAAGCCCCAGCCTGTTGCACCCAAGCCAGTTGCTCCCGTCTACAAGCCCCAGCCGGTGGCTCCTGTCTACAAGCCCCAACCTGTTGCTCCCGTCTACAAGCCCCAGCCTGTTGCTCCCGTCTACAAGCCAGAGCCAGTTGCTCCAGTCTACCAGCCAGAGCCCGTGGCTCCTGTCTACCGTCAGCCCGAGCCTGTTGTGACTGCTCACCAAGGCTACAGCTACCCCAACGACCCCGAGCCATCCTTCGAATATTAA
- the LOC132791701 gene encoding uncharacterized protein LOC132791701, with product MRLFIWAASLFAALCWQCASADVSQLVRSGNGFVYDVPKVSQLELELNNEFPTGDEFPQDAIPVAPSDAELGVAEPETEESEQAASVDSGVYVSSKGHGYAYEVPSRQFKS from the exons ATG CGTCTCTTCATCTGGGCAGCGTCTCTCTTTGCAGCACTTTGCTGGCAATGCGCCTCGGCGGACGTCTCGCAGCTGGTGCGATCGGGCAATGGATTTGTTTACGATGTACCCAAGGTCAGTCAATTGGAACTGGAGCTGAACAACGAATTTCCCACCGGTGATGAATTCCCTCAGGATGCCATTCCAGTTGCCCCATCAGATGCGGAACTGGGCGTAGCTGAGCCGGAGACGGAGGAATCGGAACAGGCGGCGAGTGTGGACAGCGGTGTTTATGTCTCATCCAAGGGCCATGGTTATGCCTACGAAGTGCCGAGTCGCCAGTTTAAGAGCTAG
- the LOC132788291 gene encoding uncharacterized protein LOC132788291, which yields MVRAVICDLRSPIFDPCNAFLSLVLTTCMLALAAADVSHLPLELLEEHSGQEHGYGYDYPKPVVPFVITSTTTTTTTPAPTPAPTYLPPPPPTPVPTYLPPPPRTTTTTTTTTPAPTPAPTYLPPPPPTTTTTTTTTPAPTPAPTYLPPPPPTTTTTRRTTTTTTTTTPAPTPAPTYLPPIVVEEELPVHGYSYEAPAEPFIF from the exons ATGGTGCGTGCTGTGATCTGTGATCTTCGATCTCCGATCTTTGATCCATGT AACGCATTCCTTAGCCTCGTTTTGACCACTTGCATGCTGGCATTGGCTGCCGCCGATGTCTCGCATTTGCCGCTGGAGCTGCTCGAGGAGCATTCGGGTCAAGAGCACGGCTATGGCTATGACTACCCCAAGCCTGTGGTTCCATTTGTGATTaccagcaccacaacaacaacgacgacaccAGCACCCACACCTGCACCCACTTATCTGCCACCTCCACCACCAACACCTGTGCCCACCTACttgccaccaccaccacgCACCACTACAACCACCACAACGACGACACCTGCACCCACACCTGCTCCTACTTACCTGCCTCCTCCACCACCAACAACcaccacgacaacaacaacaactccagctccaacacCCGCTCCCACTTATCTGCCTCCTCCACCACCCACCACAACCACCACCAGGAGAACCacaaccaccaccaccaccacaacaCCTGCACCCACGCCTGCTCCCACCTATCTGCCACCCATTGTTGTCGAGGAGGAGCTGCCCGTGCATGGCTATAGCTATGAGGCACCCGCTGAACCTTTTATATTCTAA
- the LOC132788292 gene encoding uncharacterized protein LOC132788292: MKLFCVLLVMVAVAATARADVSHLYGGDSHHHHHDSHHHHEDPHSHHHHEDPHSHHHDSHSGHPSHSSHSSHSSHSSEPHRGAGLHLDLNFGLFRQHQPDGYSYSAPAPPPPPRPEYLPPPVKPSSTYLPAAKPASKYLPPKVAPTLPPPPPPPVRQPKPEYLPPPQKPRTKYLPPAQPETKYLPPAQPEKTYLPAAAPPKKYLPPKIPPSLPPPPPPPAPKATYLPPSEPKATYLPPAEPKPTYLPPAEPKPHYLPPTEPKANYLPPPPPPPQPESKYLPPAHSEARLAAPEIDFHIPIPSYALPLSGSSNVPLPGSSGYQYSQPQRRFKF, translated from the exons ATG AAACTATTCTGTGTCCTGTTGGTCATggtggctgtggctgccacagcaCGTGCCGATGTCTCTCATCTTTATGGAGGGGACtcgcatcatcatcaccatgaCTCGCATCACCATCATGAGGATCCGCATTCGCATCACCATCACGAGGATCCTCACTCCCATCACCATGATTCCCACTCCGGTCACCCTTCCCATTCCTCGCACTCTTCGCACTCGTCCCACTCGTCGGAACCTCATCGCGGCGCTGGACTGCATCTGGATCTGAACTTCGGCCTCTTCCGCCAACATCAACCTGATGGCTACAGTTATTCAGCCCCAGCACCTCCACCACCACCAAGGCCGGAATATCTGCCACCTCCGGTCAAGCCCAGCAGCACCTATTTGCCTGCAGCTAAGCCCGCTTCGAAGTATCTGCCACCCAAGGTAGCACCCACTttgccaccaccgccaccaccaccagtCCGTCAGCCCAAGCCCGAGTATCTGCCTCCTCCACAGAAGCCACGTACCAAATACCTGCCTCCTGCTCAGCCGGAGACAAAGTATTTGCCGCCCGCTCAACCCGAGAAAACTTATCTGCCCGCTGCTGCGCCACCCAAGAAGTACTTGCCACCTAAGATTCCACCAAGTCTGCccccaccaccaccaccaccagcacCCAAGGCCACCTACTTGCCACCATCTGAGCCCAAGGCTACCTACTTGCCTCCTGCCGAGCCCAAGCCCACCTATTTGCCCCCTGCGGAGCCCAAGCCCCATTACTTGCCGCCTACAGAGCCAAAGGCCAACTATCTgccacctccacctccaccacCGCAGCCAGAGTCCAAGTATCTGCCACCCGCTCATTCGGAGGCTCGTCTGGCAGCACCAGAAATCGATTTCCATATTCCAATTCCCTCATACGCGCTGCCTTTGAGTGGTTCCTCGAATGTGCCACTGCCCGGAAGCTCGGGCTATCAATACAGCCAGCCACAGCGTCGCTTCAAGTTCTAA
- the LOC132791741 gene encoding uncharacterized protein LOC132791741, giving the protein MKVLILALCSLALVAADVSHLFGNDHDHHHHHNHEEHPGYNYDSPQIPFELPTPASVYLPAKVEPVYLPPAPPKPAYLPPSPPKPVYLPPAQPKPVYVAPVVEEVASLPIEEPEINYLPPAPVVPVVPTYKIPIPSYAEPLEPVNSYLPPQEIVEPHSDDGYHYDVPSKPFFY; this is encoded by the exons ATG AAAGTCCTTATCCTTGCTCTGTGCAGCCTGGCCCTAGTGGCTGCCGATGTCTCGCATTTGTTTGGTAATGATcacgatcatcatcatcaccataaTCATGAGGAGCATCCTGGCTACAACTATGATTCTCCACAAATTCCCTTCGAGCTGCCAACGCCTGCATCCGTCTACTTGCCCGCCAAGGTCGAGCCTGTCTATCTGCCTCCTGCACCACCAAAGCCCGCTTATCTGCCTCCTTCACCACCCAAGCCTGTTTATCTGCCTCCTGCCCAGCCTAAGCCAGTGTACGTTGCTCCCGTTGTGGAGGAAGTCGCTTCGCTGCCCATTGAGGAGCCTGAGATCAATTACTTGCCCCCAGCACCCGTTGTGCCCGTGGTGCCCACCTACAAGATTCCCATTCCATCGTACGCTGAACCCTTGGAGCCCGTGAACTCGTATCTGCCACCTCAAGAGATTGTGGAGCCGCACAGCGATGATGGCTATCATTATGATGTGCCATCGAAACCGTTCTTCTACTAA
- the LOC132791295 gene encoding striated muscle-specific serine/threonine-protein kinase isoform X2, with amino-acid sequence MKFFVFIALALIGFAAGAQLPDSATQGPNPQDIATPEPEYIDIEEPAPIAAAPAPRPVAPLPLARPVARPVAIAQNYVQQPIAQRAQYLPPLAQQQQAQHISGHAYSSQSGYQYRRPVYH; translated from the exons ATG AAATTCTTCGTGTTCATCGCTTTGGCTCTCATTGGTTTCGCAGCTGGCGCACAGTTGCCCGATTCGGCCACACAGGGACCCAATCCTCAGGACATTGCCACACCCGAACCGGAATACATTGACATCGAGGAGCCGGCACCAATTGCCGCTGCCCCCGCCCCACGTCCCGTTGCACCCCTGCCGTTGGCCCGTCCCGTCGCACGTCCCGTCGCCATTGCTCAGAACTATGTCCAGCAGCCAATTGCACAGCGCGCCCAATACCTGCCCCCTCtggcccagcagcagcaggcccAGCACATCTCCGGACACGCATACAGCAGCCAGAGTGGTTACCAGTATCGTCGCCCAGTCTAT CAttaa
- the LOC132791295 gene encoding striated muscle-specific serine/threonine-protein kinase isoform X1 → MKFFVFIALALIGFAAGAQLPDSATQGPNPQDIATPEPEYIDIEEPAPIAAAPAPRPVAPLPLARPVARPVAIAQNYVQQPIAQRAQYLPPLAQQQQAQHISGHAYSSQSGYQYRRPVYVRRFYRQRRY, encoded by the exons ATG AAATTCTTCGTGTTCATCGCTTTGGCTCTCATTGGTTTCGCAGCTGGCGCACAGTTGCCCGATTCGGCCACACAGGGACCCAATCCTCAGGACATTGCCACACCCGAACCGGAATACATTGACATCGAGGAGCCGGCACCAATTGCCGCTGCCCCCGCCCCACGTCCCGTTGCACCCCTGCCGTTGGCCCGTCCCGTCGCACGTCCCGTCGCCATTGCTCAGAACTATGTCCAGCAGCCAATTGCACAGCGCGCCCAATACCTGCCCCCTCtggcccagcagcagcaggcccAGCACATCTCCGGACACGCATACAGCAGCCAGAGTGGTTACCAGTATCGTCGCCCAGTCTATGTAAGACGCTTCTACCGTCAGCGCCGCTACTAA